The following are from one region of the Bradyrhizobium sediminis genome:
- a CDS encoding carbohydrate ABC transporter permease, producing MTSTVVIDKAAPTRKVKYGSMSRDRTWALRWSYFFLTLFAIFSLVPPLYMVITSLKTSAEISAATNPWFVFHPTLSNYIELLTSNQFLTFFRNSALVSIFVVTITMLISVPAAFALARMRFWGSTILATGVFLTYLIPETLLFLPLFKMFVVFGELTGIQLINKWYVLLIVYPTLTVPFCTWIMIGYFASIPKELDEAAIIDGASWFQTLTRIFIPVALPGLIAATIFAFTVSWAQFLYPLVFTTSTDQLVLPVGIITTLIKGDVFAWGQIMTGALLGAAPPLIIYAFLMDYYIAGLTAGATKG from the coding sequence ATGACAAGCACCGTAGTGATCGACAAGGCCGCCCCGACCCGCAAGGTCAAATACGGCAGCATGAGCCGCGACCGCACCTGGGCGCTGAGATGGTCGTACTTCTTCCTCACTTTGTTCGCGATCTTCTCGCTGGTGCCGCCGCTCTACATGGTGATCACTTCGTTGAAGACCAGTGCAGAGATTTCCGCGGCCACGAACCCCTGGTTCGTTTTCCATCCGACGCTGTCAAACTATATCGAATTGCTGACATCGAACCAGTTCCTGACCTTCTTTCGCAATTCGGCGCTGGTGTCGATCTTCGTGGTGACGATTACCATGCTGATCAGCGTGCCCGCGGCGTTCGCGCTGGCGCGAATGCGGTTCTGGGGCTCGACGATCCTCGCGACCGGGGTTTTCCTGACCTACCTGATCCCCGAGACGCTGCTGTTTCTGCCCCTGTTCAAGATGTTCGTGGTGTTCGGCGAACTGACCGGGATTCAGCTGATCAACAAATGGTATGTGCTGCTGATCGTCTATCCGACGCTGACCGTGCCGTTCTGTACCTGGATCATGATCGGGTACTTCGCGTCGATCCCGAAAGAACTCGACGAAGCCGCCATTATCGACGGCGCGTCATGGTTTCAGACCTTGACCCGCATCTTCATTCCGGTCGCCCTGCCCGGCCTGATCGCAGCGACCATCTTCGCCTTCACGGTGTCGTGGGCGCAATTCCTCTATCCGCTGGTGTTCACGACGTCGACCGACCAGCTGGTGCTGCCGGTCGGCATCATCACCACCTTGATCAAGGGTGACGTTTTCGCCTGGGGACAGATCATGACCGGCGCCCTGCTCGGGGCCGCGCCGCCGCTGATCATCTACGCGTTCCTGATGGACTACTACATTGCCGGCCTGACCGCCGGCGCGACAAAGGGTTGA
- a CDS encoding ABC transporter ATP-binding protein, which produces MADVTLRKVVKRYDEVEAVRGIDLDIADHEFVVLVGPSGCGKSTTLRMIAGLEDITDGDIMIGGDVVNDVPPKDRDIAMVFQNYALYPHMTVAENMSFGLRLKRYPKAEIKTRIDEAARMLDIVELVDRKPKQLSGGQRQRVAMGRAIVRNPKVFLFDEPLSNLDAKLRVQMRIEIKKVHQKVRTTTVYVTHDQVEAMTLADRVVVMNHGRIEQIGTPNELYHNPATRFVAGFIGSPAMNFVPCRLEDVGGKLHIRLTDRLAFPLPPARAARYQGIPRSEKLQLGLRPEHITEASAHAEPGVETFEAMLDVTEPMGMETLIYFTMEGAQICGRVNPNAGARDGAPLRLAVDLNNMHLLNEATGAVL; this is translated from the coding sequence ATGGCTGACGTCACGTTGCGAAAGGTTGTCAAGCGTTACGACGAGGTCGAGGCGGTGCGCGGCATCGATCTCGACATCGCCGACCATGAGTTTGTCGTGCTGGTGGGGCCTTCGGGCTGCGGAAAATCGACCACGCTGCGGATGATCGCGGGGCTCGAAGATATCACCGACGGCGATATCATGATTGGGGGCGACGTCGTCAACGACGTGCCGCCGAAGGATCGCGATATCGCGATGGTGTTCCAGAATTACGCGCTCTATCCGCATATGACGGTCGCGGAGAACATGTCGTTCGGACTGCGCCTGAAGCGTTATCCGAAGGCCGAGATCAAGACGCGGATCGACGAGGCCGCCCGCATGCTGGATATCGTCGAGCTGGTCGACCGCAAGCCGAAGCAATTGTCGGGCGGTCAGCGCCAGCGCGTCGCGATGGGCCGCGCCATCGTGCGAAACCCCAAGGTGTTCCTGTTCGACGAACCGCTGTCCAACCTCGACGCCAAGCTGCGCGTCCAGATGCGGATCGAGATCAAGAAGGTGCATCAGAAGGTACGCACCACGACGGTCTACGTCACCCACGACCAGGTCGAGGCGATGACGCTTGCCGACAGGGTGGTGGTCATGAACCACGGCCGCATCGAACAGATCGGGACGCCGAACGAGCTCTATCACAACCCGGCCACGCGTTTCGTCGCCGGTTTCATCGGCTCGCCGGCCATGAATTTCGTGCCCTGCCGGCTCGAGGACGTCGGAGGCAAGCTGCACATCCGACTGACCGACCGCCTCGCCTTCCCGCTGCCGCCGGCTCGCGCGGCAAGGTATCAGGGCATCCCGCGAAGCGAGAAGCTGCAGCTCGGCTTGCGGCCGGAGCACATTACCGAAGCGAGCGCGCACGCCGAGCCCGGGGTCGAGACCTTCGAGGCCATGCTTGACGTCACCGAACCGATGGGCATGGAGACGCTGATCTATTTCACGATGGAAGGCGCGCAGATCTGCGGGCGGGTCAATCCCAATGCCGGCGCGCGCGATGGAGCCCCGCTCCGATTGGCAGTGGACCTCAACAATATGCACCTGCTAAACGAGGCCACCGGCGCTGTGTTGTGA
- a CDS encoding hydroxyacid dehydrogenase translates to MATNKKKILITESFSQSGRALLRERDDIDLVEFPNMISAGDFEAMLKEQAPVHGVALGATRFGEPELEASKDMKVVTRIGVGYDAVDVPALSRRKVPLMVAGTANSPSVAEQALFMMLTLAKRAVEMHSIVKDGKWASRLGMLPYDLFGKTVLIVGFGRIGTRTAKRCLAMEMNVLIYDPYKPAAEIKAAGCEPVADLDAALPRADFVSIHCPKNPETVGMFNAARLKRMKATAYLINTARGGIVDELALYDALASGQLAGAGLDVFEQEPPPSGHSLFELPNVIMAPHVAGVTREAVDRMSEQTARNILSALDGQPIRQNVINQDVLG, encoded by the coding sequence ATGGCGACGAACAAGAAGAAAATTCTCATCACTGAATCGTTTTCGCAATCGGGACGAGCTCTGCTACGGGAACGTGACGACATCGACCTCGTCGAATTCCCGAATATGATATCCGCCGGGGATTTCGAAGCCATGCTCAAGGAGCAGGCGCCGGTACATGGCGTGGCGCTCGGCGCCACCCGTTTCGGCGAACCGGAGCTCGAGGCCTCAAAGGACATGAAGGTCGTGACCCGGATCGGCGTCGGCTACGACGCCGTCGATGTTCCGGCGCTGAGCCGCCGCAAGGTGCCGCTGATGGTCGCCGGTACCGCGAATTCGCCGTCGGTCGCCGAACAGGCGCTGTTCATGATGCTGACGCTGGCCAAGCGCGCTGTCGAAATGCATTCCATCGTCAAGGACGGCAAATGGGCCAGCCGGCTCGGCATGCTGCCCTATGATCTGTTCGGCAAGACCGTGCTGATCGTAGGCTTCGGCCGCATCGGGACGCGCACCGCCAAGCGCTGCCTGGCCATGGAAATGAACGTTCTGATCTACGATCCCTACAAGCCTGCCGCCGAGATCAAGGCGGCCGGCTGCGAACCGGTCGCCGATCTCGATGCCGCGCTGCCGCGTGCGGATTTCGTCAGTATCCACTGCCCGAAGAACCCGGAAACGGTCGGGATGTTCAACGCGGCGCGGCTGAAACGGATGAAGGCCACCGCCTACCTGATCAACACCGCGCGCGGCGGCATCGTCGACGAGCTGGCGCTGTATGACGCGTTGGCGTCCGGCCAGCTTGCGGGCGCCGGTCTCGACGTATTCGAGCAGGAGCCTCCGCCATCAGGGCATTCGCTGTTCGAGCTTCCCAATGTCATCATGGCGCCGCACGTGGCGGGGGTGACACGGGAAGCGGTCGACCGGATGAGCGAGCAGACTGCGCGCAATATCCTGAGCGCGCTCGACGGCCAGCCGATACGCCAGAACGTCATCAATCAGGACGTGCTCGGCTAA
- a CDS encoding amidase, with protein MAFKEYGSYDATGLADLVRNKQVSPGELLDEAIARTAKVDPQINAVVVKHYDYAKRQIDKGLPDGPFTGVPFLLKDLDILEGTRTTFGASVFKDDVADHTGTLAQRFLAAGVTIFGKSASPEFGLMPTTESRLFGPTRNPWNLAHSSGGSSGGAAAAVAARILPVAHASDGGGSIRIPASASGVFGLKPTRARNPLGPDRGEGWGGFSCGHVVSISVRDSAAMMDAVHGPESSSPYVAPPPARPFIEEVGHDPGRLRIAFTDKSPYGDAIDPEIAAATREIAALLAGLGHHVEERAPPLAADPAVAMSTIVAANTALNVRFAEQRFKRAMTTDDFEVLTLASAHNAQKATSTDYVAAQLATFQISRALATFFESCDVFLCPTLCSPPLRIGELNTMSEDLSHIAPILRRYMPATAMFNMSGQPAMSVPLAWNAAGLPLGMMFSAKFGDEGTLFRLAGQFEQERPWKDKLPPVCA; from the coding sequence ATGGCTTTCAAGGAATACGGCAGCTATGACGCGACGGGTCTTGCCGATCTCGTCCGCAACAAGCAGGTCAGCCCCGGCGAATTGCTGGACGAGGCGATCGCCCGCACCGCCAAGGTCGATCCGCAGATCAACGCCGTCGTCGTGAAGCATTACGACTATGCGAAGCGGCAGATCGACAAGGGGCTTCCGGACGGGCCCTTCACCGGCGTGCCGTTTCTGCTGAAGGATCTGGACATCCTGGAGGGCACGCGGACGACCTTCGGCGCCAGCGTCTTCAAGGACGATGTCGCCGATCATACCGGCACCCTCGCCCAGCGCTTCCTCGCCGCCGGCGTCACCATCTTCGGAAAGAGCGCCAGTCCCGAATTCGGATTGATGCCGACCACCGAGTCGCGGCTGTTCGGTCCGACCCGGAATCCGTGGAATTTGGCGCATTCCTCGGGCGGTTCGTCCGGCGGGGCCGCCGCTGCGGTTGCCGCGCGTATTCTTCCCGTCGCGCATGCCAGCGACGGCGGCGGCTCGATCCGCATTCCCGCTTCCGCCTCCGGCGTGTTCGGATTGAAGCCGACCCGCGCGCGCAATCCGCTCGGTCCCGATCGCGGCGAAGGCTGGGGCGGATTTTCCTGCGGCCATGTGGTCAGCATCAGCGTCCGCGACAGCGCCGCGATGATGGACGCAGTCCACGGGCCTGAATCGTCGAGTCCCTATGTGGCGCCGCCGCCGGCGCGGCCATTCATCGAGGAGGTCGGGCACGATCCCGGGCGGTTGCGCATCGCTTTCACCGACAAGTCGCCCTATGGCGACGCCATCGACCCGGAAATCGCCGCAGCCACCCGCGAGATCGCAGCGCTGCTCGCCGGCCTCGGCCATCACGTCGAGGAACGGGCGCCGCCGCTCGCCGCCGATCCGGCGGTCGCGATGTCGACCATCGTGGCTGCCAATACCGCGCTGAACGTGCGGTTTGCCGAGCAGCGCTTCAAGCGCGCGATGACGACTGATGATTTCGAGGTGCTGACGCTGGCGAGCGCCCACAACGCGCAAAAGGCGACGTCGACCGATTATGTGGCCGCGCAACTGGCTACATTCCAGATTTCGCGGGCGCTGGCCACCTTCTTCGAGAGCTGCGATGTGTTCCTGTGCCCGACGCTATGTTCGCCGCCGCTGCGGATTGGTGAACTCAACACCATGTCGGAGGATCTGTCGCACATCGCTCCGATCTTGCGGCGCTATATGCCGGCCACCGCGATGTTCAACATGTCCGGCCAGCCCGCGATGTCGGTGCCGCTGGCATGGAATGCGGCCGGATTGCCGCTCGGCATGATGTTCTCCGCCAAATTTGGTGACGAGGGAACTTTATTCCGTCTGGCAGGCCAGTTCGAACAGGAGCGGCCCTGGAAGGACAAATTGCCGCCGGTATGTGCGTAA